In the Gopherus flavomarginatus isolate rGopFla2 chromosome 6, rGopFla2.mat.asm, whole genome shotgun sequence genome, one interval contains:
- the ADIRF gene encoding adipogenesis regulatory factor: MSRKHKFSPLQVEGMSVTYIEGVKCLFFRSMWFQKKYSYVLYCSPLEEGFHFLPENPLMMVPEEGQGWRFGGANALGKSAQQVVNQATDACQKGIDQACKTAQEGVEKTTGQASEAVSGLGKKIGLKK; this comes from the exons ATGTCTCGCAAACATAAGTTTTCTCCCTTGCAAGTAGAAGGCATGAGTGTGACATACATTGAGGGAGTGAAGTGTCTCTTTTTCAGAAGCATGTGGTTTCAGAAAAAATATAG CTATGTGCTCTATTGCTCTCCCCTGGAAGAGGGATTCCACTTCCTGCCTGAGAATCCCCTCATgatggtccctgaagagggacagggatggCGTTTTGGAGGAG CAAATGCGCTGGGAAAGTCTGCACAGCAGGTAGTGAACCAGGCTACAGATGCATGTCAGAAAG GTATTGATCAGGCTTGCAAGACTGCTCAAGAAGGTGTAGAAAAAACAACTGGACAAGCATCAGAAGCCGTGTCTGGCCTTGGGAAAAAAATTGGACTTAAGAAATGA